CCAATACCGCATAGCTATTATTACCTTGAGAAGATAGAATAATGTATCCTTTACCATTTCCAGCATCATACAAAGTAACACCTTCAAAGTCTGATGCCATATTTTTGTCTTGGGTACTAATTACTTGAGTTGCTTTAACAGAAGCTTCAGGCTCTGCATCAAATTTCCACAAGGCAGTGTCTTCTTCTCCGATATATACTTTACCATAAAAATCGTCAGCAACGATACCTTCTCCTTGGCTTTTAAGATTGAAATTTCTTACAAGTTTAGCGTCTATTTTAGCAGTATTCTCAAACAATTCCCATTGTTCAATACCTCCTTCTTTCCCAACCATAAAAACATATATCTTATTGGTTTTGGCACTTTTGTACATTCCTAATCCATAAACTTCATTAAGATTCGATTTGATTGGTCTTGCTGCAATTTCTTCTAATTCTCCAGTTGGTTGCACTGTTAAAATAGAAATTGTATTGGTGGTTCTATTGCTGGCAGTAACCACAGTAACTTCTTTTCCATTTAATAAAAAGCCATCACGAATGTCTACATTATTTACACGTCCAATTTTATAAGTATACAATCGCTCTCCTTCTAAATTATAAACTTCTAAACCTTCTTTTTTGTTGGTGCCTATAATAGTTGATTTAGAAGGATCTGTCGGATGCACCCATATACAAGGATCATCAGCAGCATCGTCAAAAGAAGCTACAGGTGTTGTTTCTGCATCTGCTGTTAACTCAATGATGTTAGAATTTTCAACTTGTGGAGTAGCTTTCTTTTCCTTTTTACAAGAAATCATACCAACACAAATAAGGGCTACTATAAAAATATACTTCATGTTTAAAAATTGTATTTTATTCCAAGATTCCAGTTGTAATCATAAAACTCTGCTTGTCTTGTTTGATTCTTACTTCCTTGATAAAAACGTAGTTCTTGATTAGTTAGATTTTTAGCTTCTGCGTAAATACGTAAGTTCTTAGTAATGTTATAAGCTGCGTTGATATCTAAAAATAATTGTTGATCATAGAATGCATCTGTAAATGTATCTTTTCCATATTCGAAAATATAATCATCGGCAAAGTTCAAAGATGTTCTAATAGATAGTTTTGCTGTTTCGTAAGCTAAAGAACCATTAAACATGTTTTTTACTGCTCCCGCTAGAGGTAATCCATTTTCTCTACCTACAATACCATCTGTTTTAGAATCGGTAAATGTATAGTTTCCATAGATGGTTAAATTTCTTAAGAATCCTGGTAAGAAGTTTAATTTGCGTTGTACAGAGATTTCAAAACCATATACTTCAGCTGTTCCTCCATTAAAAGGTCTTGTAACGTCGTATATTTCTGTGTTGCCACCTATAGTAATAGATTCTCTGGAAATAGAATTATAAATAAATTGATCGATATCTTTATAGAAAACCCCTGCTGATATAATTCCCACGTTACTAAAGTAATGTTCAAACATTACATCAAAATTCATCGATTCAGTTGGGTTTAAACTAGAGTTTCCATATTCGGCCTCTAAATCATCACTATTGATGTTTCTATAAGGAACTAAATCAAAATAGTTTGGTCTAGCAATAGTATTGGTCCAAGCGGCTCTAAGAAGTGTATTGTTATTAATTTTATACTTTGCATGTAAGTTAGGCAACCAGTTAATGTTAGAGTTGCTTCCAGAAGTAGTAGTAACTTCTTCTTCTTCAATTTTTAAATCAAATCCGTTATAATCAATAGTAGTTTTTTCAGCTCTAATCCCTGCAATGATAGAAAGATTTTCTCCTAATTTTTGATTTAACATTCCGTAAAAAGCGTAAATGTTTTCATCTGCATCGTAGTTTCCAGGAACGTATTCATCTAAAACAGCTTCTCCATTTATTAAGTTTAAACTTCCTAAAAATTCTCTTGAAGTAAATAAACCTGACTTATAATTATCTCCTGCTAAGTAACCATTAACAGTATAATCGGCTGTAGTTGTAAGGTTCATTGTAGGGAATTGGCTTTCCAAATCATATTCAAAGAAATTATTATCTCTTAATTTTTCTTTGTACTTGTGCTTGAATCCAAATTTTAAATTGTTCTTATAAGTACCTGTAGTATTTACTGGAATAATAAGATCTATTTTAGAACTCATTTTACGTTCTCGTGTAAAACGTTTTTCTTCTGTAACTTCATCATATACAAATTTATTGGGATCGTTGAAATCGTTGTTTGTAGGGATTAAAGTTGGGAACTTTGCTCTTGAAAAATCTTGTCGAACTTCAATGTCGTCATTTTCAAAACGTATATAACGTTCATTCGGACGTTCTTCTTGTGCTCTAGAAATTCCTGTTTTCCATATGAGTTTTACATTTCCAAAAAGTAAATGTTCTCCTCCAATAGATAGTTTATAAACACTTTGCTTTTCAAGTCGAGTGTTATCATTTGTACTATTATTAATTCCTCCTTTGGTTTGACGACGGACTTCAGCTTTAGATATTCCACTGGCATCAGGAGCATCAATCTTTCTAAAACGTACTCTATAACGGTTTTCAAAGTCTTTTCTTTGGTTGTACATAGATTTGAAAAAGAGTGTATTGTTTTCATCTAAGTTCAAATCAAGATTTGTGGCAATACTCATACGGTTTCTTTTAACATCATATCTTCGAATATCGTGTTCTCCTAGATAAGAGTTTCCGTTGTCGTTTTCCCATTCAAATTCTACATTGTCAGAACCGTATTCATTAGAGTTATAAGAAGCATTGATTACATAGCCTAGCTTTTTGTTAAAAGCTCTATTAGTAACTAAACCTGAGAAATTATAGTTAGGAGTGTTTCTTACAGGATTTTGTCCGTAAGACCCTGTTAAAAAGGCTCTAAAAGTACTTGGAGCTGATCGAGTAATTAAGTTAACAGAACCACCAATAGCGTCTCCTTCCATATCTGGAGTTACCGCTTTGTTTACCTCAATTGTTTGAATCATATCAGATGGAATTAAATCCATTTGTACACGTCGGTTATCTCCTTCAGCAGATGGAATTCTATCGCCATTTAAGGTAACTGAGTTTAACTGTGGTGCCAACCCACGAATAATAATATCTCTTGCTTCCCCTTGATCATTTTGCATAGAAATTCCAGGTACACGCTTTAAAGCATCTCCAATATTTGCGTCTGGAAACTTTCCTACTTGGTCAGCTGAAATGATATTGGTAATATTGTTTTTGTTTTTCTGCTGGTTTAAAGCTTTTGCTTGTCCTTTACCAATACTTCCTTTGATAATAACTTCAGCAAGCTCATCTGTTTTAGGTAGTAAAGAGAAATTTTTGATAGTTGTTCCTGCGTTGAAAGAGATGCTTTCTTCAATGTCTTGATATCCAATAAAAGTAATGGTTATCTTATGGTTTCCTTTGGGTAAATCAATAAGTTCATAGTAACCATTAAAATCACTTGAAATCCCAATTTTAAGTGAAGGAACTAGTATAGTTGCTCCAGGTAATGGTAAATTGTTTTCATCTAGTATTCTTCCTTTTAAACTTGAATTGTCTTGTGCATACCCCCATATGCTTGTAAGACAAAAAACAAATAGTAGTAGTTTTTTCATTGTGTTTGTTAATTGATATAGAATTATTCTGAACAAAACTATTTAGGAAAAGTGGGAAGCATATTTTGTTATTGTTAGTAAATATTTATGAAACTTTCATAGAAATATTAATTGGATGTTAATCTGTTTAATATTCTGTAATGTTTTATTTAATTTTAATTAATCTAAAAGTTACTTTAAAAAAACATAGCATATGGCATACAATGAATTTTTATCAGATAGAATAGCGCAATATTTTAAAGAGCATCATGTGTCTTTTTATGAAAAGAAAATGTTTGGAGGTTTATGTTTTATGGTAGATGATAAAATGTGTGTAGGAGTAAATAAGGATGAGGTTATGGTAAGAATTAACCCTGAATTTTATGAAGAAGTACTCACAAAGAAAGGTTGTAAAGAAATGAATTTTACAGGAAGACCTATGAAAGGTTTTGTGTTTTTGACCGAGGAAGCAACAGATTTAGATGAAGATTTGTTTGAATGGTTAGCGTTGGCTTTAGCTTATAATCCATTTGCAAAATCGAGTAAAAAGAAAGCCTCCAAATAATGAAGGCTTTTATATAAAAGTAAGAATATGTTATTTTAAAATTGATAACGAATTCCTAAACCAAAGTCTGATTGAAATCCATCGTAAAATCCGCTAAATCCGATTTCTGGGCGGTAATCTAAAGAAATTACAATTGGAATATCAAAGTTATACTCAATACCCACTACACCAGCACCAAATATTGCAGTACTGCTATTAGCTGAAGCAATTCCACCTCCAAATCCAGCAAACCAATTGAACTGGTCTTCTAATTCCCAAACCCATTGGTATAATCCAGTTGCTTTAAAAGCATCTCCTTTTCTAATTCCAAGGTCAATTTCTAACCTATTACTATCACTAAGTTTTCTTTGGTAAGAAATTTCTCCTCCAAAACCGTTATTGTCTCCAAAGCGAACCCCAATCGCATTGTCAGAAATTTCCTGAGCACTCATTGTAAAAGCTGCTAGGAATAATCCGAAAGTTAAAAATAATTTTTTCATGTTCTTGATTTTTATGTTATGCTAATATATCAATTATTTAACGGTTTAGGGAGAGGTTTAGTATGTGCCTAATTCCGTTGCCCCTGCGAATTTAGCCGTTTGTCATAATTCAGTTCTTCACTACTTGAAACCAAGTTAGTTTTGATCTAAAATTTAAATTTATAATTATGACTAAAATCCTAAATGTATTCATCATCGTCTTATTTTCTTTAAGTTGTAAATCAACCTTAAAGAAGAAAGAAGCAATTATAACCACTGATATCACAAATTTTTGGACGGCTTATGATAAGATTAAAGCAACACAAGATTCTGTTTTGCAAGTGCAATATTTAAAGGAGTTATTTTTAGATAAAGGAACAATAGGTCTAAAAGATATTATGAAGGCAAGGAGATATACTATAAATTCTTATTTAAAAGCGATTCATAAGTATC
The sequence above is a segment of the Tenacibaculum sp. 190130A14a genome. Coding sequences within it:
- a CDS encoding TonB-dependent receptor, which produces MKKLLLFVFCLTSIWGYAQDNSSLKGRILDENNLPLPGATILVPSLKIGISSDFNGYYELIDLPKGNHKITITFIGYQDIEESISFNAGTTIKNFSLLPKTDELAEVIIKGSIGKGQAKALNQQKNKNNITNIISADQVGKFPDANIGDALKRVPGISMQNDQGEARDIIIRGLAPQLNSVTLNGDRIPSAEGDNRRVQMDLIPSDMIQTIEVNKAVTPDMEGDAIGGSVNLITRSAPSTFRAFLTGSYGQNPVRNTPNYNFSGLVTNRAFNKKLGYVINASYNSNEYGSDNVEFEWENDNGNSYLGEHDIRRYDVKRNRMSIATNLDLNLDENNTLFFKSMYNQRKDFENRYRVRFRKIDAPDASGISKAEVRRQTKGGINNSTNDNTRLEKQSVYKLSIGGEHLLFGNVKLIWKTGISRAQEERPNERYIRFENDDIEVRQDFSRAKFPTLIPTNNDFNDPNKFVYDEVTEEKRFTRERKMSSKIDLIIPVNTTGTYKNNLKFGFKHKYKEKLRDNNFFEYDLESQFPTMNLTTTADYTVNGYLAGDNYKSGLFTSREFLGSLNLINGEAVLDEYVPGNYDADENIYAFYGMLNQKLGENLSIIAGIRAEKTTIDYNGFDLKIEEEEVTTTSGSNSNINWLPNLHAKYKINNNTLLRAAWTNTIARPNYFDLVPYRNINSDDLEAEYGNSSLNPTESMNFDVMFEHYFSNVGIISAGVFYKDIDQFIYNSISRESITIGGNTEIYDVTRPFNGGTAEVYGFEISVQRKLNFLPGFLRNLTIYGNYTFTDSKTDGIVGRENGLPLAGAVKNMFNGSLAYETAKLSIRTSLNFADDYIFEYGKDTFTDAFYDQQLFLDINAAYNITKNLRIYAEAKNLTNQELRFYQGSKNQTRQAEFYDYNWNLGIKYNF
- a CDS encoding TfoX/Sxy family protein, with the translated sequence MAYNEFLSDRIAQYFKEHHVSFYEKKMFGGLCFMVDDKMCVGVNKDEVMVRINPEFYEEVLTKKGCKEMNFTGRPMKGFVFLTEEATDLDEDLFEWLALALAYNPFAKSSKKKASK
- a CDS encoding phytase, with the translated sequence MKYIFIVALICVGMISCKKEKKATPQVENSNIIELTADAETTPVASFDDAADDPCIWVHPTDPSKSTIIGTNKKEGLEVYNLEGERLYTYKIGRVNNVDIRDGFLLNGKEVTVVTASNRTTNTISILTVQPTGELEEIAARPIKSNLNEVYGLGMYKSAKTNKIYVFMVGKEGGIEQWELFENTAKIDAKLVRNFNLKSQGEGIVADDFYGKVYIGEEDTALWKFDAEPEASVKATQVISTQDKNMASDFEGVTLYDAGNGKGYIILSSQGNNSYAVLDRVTNAYIKSFSLKDSIIDGTYDTDGIDVSSQNLGSKYPQGIFIAQDGANTQEKDSLHQNFKIVDWRKISKNVLLD